Part of the Prochlorococcus sp. MIT 0603 genome is shown below.
CAGCAAAGCATTATTTGCTCCATATATCAATTCTTTTCTAGAAAACTTTTTATCACCAATCTCTTTTATCCGAGCCCCATGTCTTCCTTCTAGTAAATTTACATAGGTAATTGCAGCAATTGCTGCTGCTTTCGAAAACTCTATATCAGCTTCACGTGCAACACATATATAAGTTGCTCCTATAGCTCTATACAAAAAAAGATCTTCTTCAGTTGCTCCTGGCTTTTTAGGATCTTCTTTTGCAATGGCAAAGCCTCCTATAAAAAAAGGCAAGAGAAGCAAGCTAAAAGCGACTTTCCTGAATAAAGCTAGAGATTCTCTCAAAGGACCAAACTAAATAGCATTAAAATAAGCATAGACTAAAATATGCTTTTTTGACATAATAATTGATTTTCCTGTTAGTTCTAAGTTACATGTTCTTTAACTGTAAATCTATTTAATTAATTTATTTTGTTCAATCAATCTGAATTCAATTATATATTTTTTCATTAGAATAAAGAGTTTAAACAAAATATTATCTTCTAAATAATTCTATTAAAGCTTTAATTTAAATCCTCTATATATCTATCTCGTTGGGAATTTCAGCTATTAGAAATAAAAATACAATAAAGATATCTTAGTTCTAATAAATACACTTTCTTATAAGGTAAAAGAGTTGGGCAATTAAATACTCAATTTTATTTAGAAGGATAAACAAGATCAAAGTGTCAGTTTTTTATTATTGGGAGTCTTTTTATACCTTGACTAGCAATGATTACTACCAATGAAATTCCATCAAAGCGTATTTATTAATTAATAACATTCCTCTAATGGGCCTCTTGGTCGCTTAAGGTATATAAAAGATCAATGAAGTTCAAGCTGTGAATAAAAATACAGCTAATGAACCCAAAAGATTAGACCTTCTTCTTGTTGCAAGCAAGAATCACCTATCTCGTGCGGATCTAAGATCTCTTATTAGATTTTTAAAATCAGAAGATTGTAATTTTGATGTAAACCTTCATTTCTCAGACCCTAAAAAGGAACCTGAATTATTAGAGCTTCACAAGTTAGTTGCCTTGCCTGCATTAATTAAACTTGAGCCAAAACCTAAGCAAATTTTCGCGGGAACCAGCATATTTCAACAAATTCAAGCCTGGATGCCTAGATGGGAGAAAGAAGAAGTTCTCAATAGGGGCCTAGGTATAAATATCAAGCAAGTCGAGAAAGATATTAGTCGAACCAGAAAGAGTTTGCTTTTAGAAGATGAGAACCTTGTTCTAAGGCAAGAGAATGAAACCTTGGCCGATCAAATAGAGGCTCAAGAAAGGCTTCTCCGAATGGTTGCTCATGAGTTAAGAACTCCTCTTTCAGCAGCAAAATTAGCCCTTCAAAGTCAATCACTTGGTCAAATTAATGTAAATAAACTGCAAGAAGTTATTAAAAGACGTTTAGAAGAAATCGAATCTCTTTCAAATGACCTCCTTGAAGTTGGTACTACAAGATGGGAAGGGCTAGTCAACCCTCAAAAAACGAATTTAGCAAACATTGCTGCGGAGGTGATCTTAGAATTGGAAAAGTATTGGCTTAAAAGAGGTATCTCTATAAATACAGATATCCCATCAGATATCCCATATGTCTTTGCTGATAAAAGAAGAATGAGACAAGTATTTCTAAATCTAATTGAAAATGCCCTGAAATACTCCCAAAAAGGAGATTTCATTCAAATAACAATGCTTCATAGAACAGATCAATGGGTTGAAGTGAGTGTTAGTGATAAAGGGCCTGGTATTCCAAGCAATGAATGTAAAAGGATATTCTTAGATAGAGTTCGGCTACCTGAAACTTCTAATGAAACGACAGGTTTTGGAATTGGATTATCAGTATGTCGAAGAATAGTTGAAGTACATGGGGGGAAGATTTGGGTTGTTTCTGAGCTTGGAGAAGGATCATGCTTTTATTTCACTGTTCCAGTTTGGAATAAACGCAACAACTCATTTGAGGCCTTGACGCAGGGCTAGGATTAACCGTAGCTTTCAAATGTGATTGTTATCACATTTGTGTATGATCACGGCCATGGCCCCATCGTCTAGAGGCCTAGGACACCTCCCTTTCACGGAGGCGACAGGGGTTCGAATCCCCTTGGGGCTATTCCTTTAAAGGTTTTTAACTTCAGTACTAATTTCAAATGCAGCTTTCTCAACTGCTAAGAGGTTTGTCGTAAGATTTTTTCTTAAATGTTTTTCAATTAGAGCCACTGGCATGCCAAAACAGCCTTGGACAGTTAACTCATATATAAGTGAAGTTTTTTCAACAAATGAAGATCTTGAAATCTTCCACGAACCTTCAAATCTGCGAAAATCTCCTTTAATTAAATTAAAGCTAATTATTCCTTTTTCTCTATCTTCTATTAATTTCATAGATAATTCAGCAGAAAAACTTAAGCCTAAAAACTCCTGAGATCCAACTTGTTTTAAATAAATTTCATTTTCATTCCTTGATAAAACTTCACTTGAGAAAAGGTTCGGTATCAATTCACTCAAATTGTTGTAATCGGTTAAAACGGCCCAGAGATTATCAAATTGTATTGATGTGGTTAATTGAGCTGCAAGTCTTCTACTTCCCCCTGGCAGAACTTCCATAGTCTGCTCAATTGTCCTGCTGCCCTTTTGAAAGCTCTGGTAACTCATAGGTTTAAGTTCAGTCAAAGCTTAGTGATGACAGTAAATTAATTGAAATCGGGGTAAGCCCAATTTCAACAAAAGATATGGTGGTCTTCCAATGAACAATACTTAAAAGTTTAAAAGTTTGCGTTTTCTAATAATGTTCAGAGTTGTGCCAATCTCAAAACGTGCCCTTTTAAAAGGGGTATATCTACAAATAAAGTCGAGATATTGGTAATCTTCTAGCGGTTTTAAATTTTTAATGGCTTATTCGGAAACAACAGTACTGGCCGGTGGACTGGCTCATATTCCAATTTTAATTGGATTAGTTGGTTTTTTTGAAAGATTTCGCAACGCTATTAGTAAAAAAACTGGTAAAGCAAGCGTTGAAGAGAAGAAGTCCGTTCAGCCCCCTGCTTCGCCTCCTGAAAAGCCTTCTTCAACTACAAAGGCAATTAAGAAGCCAGTACATCCAAATGTTCCAGTAAATACTTATAAGCCTAAAGCCCCTTTTGAAGGGACTGTTAAAGAGAACTACAGCCTTTTAGGCGAAGGCGCAATAGGAAGAGTTCAGCATATTACCTTTGATCTTGCTGGTGGAGATCCTCAACTTAGATATGTAGAAGGGCAAAGTATAGGAATAATTCCTGCAGGAGAAGACGCAAAAGGAAAACCACACAAAATACGACTCTATTCAATAGCCAGTACAAAGTACGGAGATGATTTCAATGAAAACACTGTTTCCTTATGCGTTAGGCAGCTTCAGTACGAAAAAGATGGTGAGACCATTGATGGGGTCTGCTCTACTTTTCTTTGCAATCTAAAACCTGGAGACAAAGTAAAAATAACTGGTCCAGTAGGTAAGGAGATGCTTCTTCCTGATGATGAAGATGCAAATATAATTATGTTAGCTACTGGTACTGGAATAGCTCCAATGAGAGCTTATCTAAGGAAAATGTTTGAAGCAGTAGAAAGGAAAAAGAACAATTGGAACTTCAAAGGAAAAGCTTGGTTGTTTATGGGAGCTCCCAAAACAGCTAACCTTTTATATGACTCAGATTTTGAACAATATAAGTCTGAATTCCCTGAAAACCTTCAATATACAAAAGCTATAAGTCGTGAGCAGCAAAACACCAAGGGTGGAAGGATGTATATACAAGACAGAGTTCTTGAATATGCAGATGAGATTTTCTCACTTATTGAAAATCCCAAAACTCATATATATCTTTGCGGGTTAAAAGGGATGGAGCCCGGTATCGATGATGCAATGACAGCAGCAGCAGATGCTAAAGGGCTTAACTGGTCAGAATTAAGACCCCAACTTAAAAAAGCTGGTAGATGGCATGTAGAGACTTATTAACCAAATGAATCATTACTAGCACCATTCTATTGATTACATCAATAGCCTTTTTTAAAAAATACAATTTGATTTTTCGTTTAAAATTAATTTGTTTTTGGTCATCTGAGAACAAAAGATAGCGCGATCTCAATAAACAATTTGAATTTGATTATTAGATAGTTTATTCATCAATTAAGAAGTTAAATATGTTACCTACAACAAACCCACTACGAGTTGGACTTAGACAAGAGAGGGTCATTTCGCCTCAATGTTTAATTATTTTTGGAGCCAGTGGAGATCTAACTCATAGAAAACTTGTACCAGCACTATTTGAACTATTCAAACAAAGAAGGCTTCCTAGTGAATTTGCTGTACTTGGTTGTGCAAGAAGGCCATGGAATGATAATGAATTCCGTAGAAAAATGTCTGATTCTCTTTCTGCAGAAATCAAACAAAATCCTCAAGAATGGGAGGAATTTTCATCAAATCTATTTTATGAACCAGTAAATCTTGAACACTCAGAAGATGTTATAAAGCTATCCCATAAATTGGAGGATATTGACAAACTAAAAGCAACTCATGCTAATAGAACATTCTATTTATCTGTTTCTCCAAAGTTTTACGCAAATGGCTGCAAAGCTCTTGCTGAGGCTGGACTTCTTAAAGACCCTAAACGAAGTAGAGTTGTAATTGAAAAGCCATTTGGTCGTGATTACAGAAGCGCTCAAAGCTTAAATCGCATAGTTCAAAATTGTGCACTTGAGAGTCAGATATTTCGTATCGATCATTATCTTGGGAAAGAAACTGTTCAAAACATTTTGGTTCTAAGATTTGCCAACACAATATTTGAGCCTATCTGGAATAGAAATTATATTTCTAATATTCAAATAACATCAGCAGAAACAGTTGGAGTAGAAGATCGAGCAGGGTATTACGAAAGCGCAGGTGCATTACGAGACATGGTACAGAATCATTTAACTCAAATGCTTGCCATTACAGCTATGGAACCTCCTGGTCATTTTGACCCAGAAGCTATTAGGAATGAAAAAGCCAAAGTTTTGCAAGCCGCTCATCTGGCTGATGAAATAGAACCGTGGAAATGTTGCGTACGAGGCCAATATTCCAAAGGAGGTACCTCCTCAGATCCATTGCTTGGTTATAGAGAAGAAACTGGTGTGAATCCAAATAGCACCACTGAGACTTACGTTGCTATGAAGCTTTTCGTTAATAATTGGAGATGGCAAGGAGTGCCTTTCTATATTCGCACTGGCAAAAGGTTGGCTAAAAGGACTAGCGAAGTTGTTCTAACTTTTAGGGAGGCTCCTGTTCATTTATTTGATGCTGCAGGCGGTACACCTACTTCTAACCAATTAATATTAAGAATTCAGCCTAACGAAGGTGCTGATT
Proteins encoded:
- a CDS encoding FAD-binding oxidoreductase, translated to MAYSETTVLAGGLAHIPILIGLVGFFERFRNAISKKTGKASVEEKKSVQPPASPPEKPSSTTKAIKKPVHPNVPVNTYKPKAPFEGTVKENYSLLGEGAIGRVQHITFDLAGGDPQLRYVEGQSIGIIPAGEDAKGKPHKIRLYSIASTKYGDDFNENTVSLCVRQLQYEKDGETIDGVCSTFLCNLKPGDKVKITGPVGKEMLLPDDEDANIIMLATGTGIAPMRAYLRKMFEAVERKKNNWNFKGKAWLFMGAPKTANLLYDSDFEQYKSEFPENLQYTKAISREQQNTKGGRMYIQDRVLEYADEIFSLIENPKTHIYLCGLKGMEPGIDDAMTAAADAKGLNWSELRPQLKKAGRWHVETY
- a CDS encoding SRPBCC family protein, producing MSYQSFQKGSRTIEQTMEVLPGGSRRLAAQLTTSIQFDNLWAVLTDYNNLSELIPNLFSSEVLSRNENEIYLKQVGSQEFLGLSFSAELSMKLIEDREKGIISFNLIKGDFRRFEGSWKISRSSFVEKTSLIYELTVQGCFGMPVALIEKHLRKNLTTNLLAVEKAAFEISTEVKNL
- a CDS encoding histidine kinase, producing MNKNTANEPKRLDLLLVASKNHLSRADLRSLIRFLKSEDCNFDVNLHFSDPKKEPELLELHKLVALPALIKLEPKPKQIFAGTSIFQQIQAWMPRWEKEEVLNRGLGINIKQVEKDISRTRKSLLLEDENLVLRQENETLADQIEAQERLLRMVAHELRTPLSAAKLALQSQSLGQINVNKLQEVIKRRLEEIESLSNDLLEVGTTRWEGLVNPQKTNLANIAAEVILELEKYWLKRGISINTDIPSDIPYVFADKRRMRQVFLNLIENALKYSQKGDFIQITMLHRTDQWVEVSVSDKGPGIPSNECKRIFLDRVRLPETSNETTGFGIGLSVCRRIVEVHGGKIWVVSELGEGSCFYFTVPVWNKRNNSFEALTQG
- the zwf gene encoding glucose-6-phosphate dehydrogenase → MLPTTNPLRVGLRQERVISPQCLIIFGASGDLTHRKLVPALFELFKQRRLPSEFAVLGCARRPWNDNEFRRKMSDSLSAEIKQNPQEWEEFSSNLFYEPVNLEHSEDVIKLSHKLEDIDKLKATHANRTFYLSVSPKFYANGCKALAEAGLLKDPKRSRVVIEKPFGRDYRSAQSLNRIVQNCALESQIFRIDHYLGKETVQNILVLRFANTIFEPIWNRNYISNIQITSAETVGVEDRAGYYESAGALRDMVQNHLTQMLAITAMEPPGHFDPEAIRNEKAKVLQAAHLADEIEPWKCCVRGQYSKGGTSSDPLLGYREETGVNPNSTTETYVAMKLFVNNWRWQGVPFYIRTGKRLAKRTSEVVLTFREAPVHLFDAAGGTPTSNQLILRIQPNEGADFRFEVKSPGSGMRSRPVEMEFSYDESFGEPSDEGYVRLLADAMLGDPTLFTRSDEVEAAWRLYTPLLELIEDSPWQLPTYPYEARTWGPSEADELLAKDHLLWRRP